CTCCTGCATGCGCAAACCCGCTAATCTGAGgcgctattgtgtgtagatgagtgagatttttttatttatttagtccATTTAGATTTAAGACTAATGCAACAACGGGCTCCCAGGTGgtgcagcgatctaaggcacagtcccaaagggcggcgcataattggcccagtgtcgttcatcattgtaaataagaatttgttcttaactgacttgcctagttaaatcaaatgttttttaaatttttttttttttttttaaacatttggtaAAAGTCAAGAGGGTATGAATACTGTATCTGCTGATATATAAAATGAGGCAAGATTTCACACTACGCTTTTCAGCTCAAATTTCACACTACGCTTTTCAGCTCAAATACAAACATTGCAgcttttgttgtgaggatacagaccATTTGTTCTGGTATTGCCCTCGGGTAGCCTGCTTCTggtcaggttcaggaatggttgAAAAAGCATTACATTAATATAAAAATTAACCCGAAATAGCATTGATGGGATATTTGGAGAGACTGGTCAGTAAATCGATAACGTATTAATACTCTTAgcaaaagtatttatcttcaattCAGAATCAGTGGATTCTATTCGATGAGACAGATTCAAATTTGGGACTGTATAAAAAGTGCTGTTAATTTCAAAACAGTTCACCCGAGATGGACGAAAATTTACctcaaatgaaagctgacagtctgcactttaacctcatagtcattgtataatCTCAAATCCAAAGAATGGAGCACAGAGCTAAAACAACAAcagtgtcactgtcccaatactttgagCTCACTGTATTGTCCCCCTCCATCACTGCCCAAACAAACTACCCACCTGATGTGCCAACCaccagtaaaagagagagaaagaggcaagaaCAACAAAATAACAATGGAAAACAAAAGCCATCAAAGATAAATCAAATTAAAACAGCATGGCTAACTGTGTGTGCCACTatttttacatgtgtgtgtgtgtgtgtgtgtgtgtgtgcctccttGGCATCAGCATATGGGGCATCGACACAAAATACCCCAAACAGGCATTGAATGTAACACCCTTCCTTTTTAGTGTTagaatttttttttcttcaatgttTCTTTTTGATTGTCATTTTATCCCCCGGCTCAATCTGACCTATTTCTTCTGGACACCATTTTAGGATTTCAATGCCtcatctttcaactatgctggaacatttctggggatctttcatttcagctcatgaaacatgggagcaacactttacatattgttTATATTCTTGTTCGgtatacaataaaagtgactccaaaatgacacaatatattatttaccattcatttctattgggcacaaaataccatgaaacacaaccaaaacaaacagcaaatgcttCCAACAGGTTTGTAgtgtcacaagcttgatgtaattgCCTgataggaatatgggaccaaatagtaaactttttactactttaatacacaagttaatttgtcccaatacttttggtctcCTAAAAGTAGGAGACTATGTACAAAAATTGctataatttctaaacggttcatccTATATGGATGAGAATACCCCAAAATGAAAGCGGAGcttgcactttaacctcatagtcattatctcatttcaaatccaaagtgctggagtacagaaccaaaacaaaaaaatgtgtcactgtcccaatatttCTGGAGTCTCACTTTCCCAATATTCCAAAATGGCTGATTATTTCTGACTTACGAGTTCCGCTGAAATCCGGGGCCATCTTTCCCACCAGGATGTAAATGCTGCCAGAAGCAGTCTTCAGGTGCGTGGTTGAGATTCGCTTTGCGATGAGGTTGCTGTGCCAGGGCATCTTGTTATCCCTTGGTGGAAAGCAGAGGCAGACTAAGTAAGTGAATCAATGTTTGCTTTTACAAAAATAATGTGTTAGTGAACTTCATATGATTCCGAGAAACAAATTCTACTTACTCACGGACACCATCCACATAAAACCTGTCGTTCCTACTCTTCAAGAGCCAGTGTCTAAGGTGAATCCCTGTAACCTATCAAGCAATAAACATTAAATAGTTACAGCGGGGCAAAAAAGTATCTAGTCAGCCCCCAattttgcaagttctcccacttaaaaagatgacaggcctgtaattgtcatcataggtacacgtcaactatgacagacaaagtgagggggaaaaaaatccagaaaaatcacattgtaggattttttatgactatttgcaaattatggtggaaaataagtatttggtcaaaaacaatAGTTTATGTCaatgttatataccctttgttggcaatgacagaggtcaaatgttttctgtaagtcttcacaaggttttcacacactgttgctggtattttggcccattcctccatgcagatcttctctagagcagtgatgttttggggctgttgctgggcaacacggactttcaactccctccaaagattttctatggggttgagatctggagactggctaggccactccaggaccttgaaatgcgtcttacgaagccactccttcgttgcccggtaGGTGGGtatgggatcattgtcatgctgaaagacccagccacgtttcatcttcaatgcccttgctgatggaaggaggttatcactcaaaatctcacgatacatggccccattcattctttcctttacacggatctgtcgtcctggtccctttgcagaaaaacagccacaaagcatgatgtttccaccctcatgcttcacagtaggtatggtgttctttggatgcaactcagcattctttgtcctccaaacacgacgagttgagtttttaccaaaaagtttaattttggtttcatctaaccatatgacattctcccaatcttcttctggatcatccaaatgctctctagcaaacgtcagacgggcctggacatgtactggcttaagcagggggacacgtctggcactgcaggatttgagtccctggcggcatagtgtgttgctgatggtaggctttgttactttggttccagctctctgcaggtcattcactaggtccccccgtgtggttctgggatttttgctcaccgttcttgtgatcattttgaccccacggggtgagatcttgcgtggagcgccagatcgagggagattatcagtggtcttgtatgtcttcatttcctaataattgctctcaCAGATGAtttctggtgcaggtctacaattttgtttctggtgtcctttgacagctctttggtcttggccatagtagagtttggagtgtgactgtttgaggttgtggacaggtgtcttttatactgataacaagttcaaacaggtgccattaatacaggtaacgagtggaggacagagtagcctcttaaagaagaagtacaggcctgtgagagccagaaatcttgcttgtttgtaggtgaccaaatacttattttccaccataatttgcaaataaattcattaaatcctacaatgtgattttctggatttgttttcctcattttgtctgtcatagtttaagtgcacctatgattaaaattacaggcctctcatctttttaagtgggagaacttgcacaattggtggctgactaaatacttttttgccccactgtatataagtATACATCTATGGTTATGCAAGTCCTGATAGAAAACTTAAGTGCCATACAAGAAAACATTACCTCCCAGCAAAAATACGAAACTAAAAGCAATGAACTCAGAGGAAACAGCACCAGTCATCAGCCTACAAATCCAAAGGAAGCAGCATCATCAAGACCATCTACTTACATTGGATCCAGTGGACTCTGCTATGTGCTTGGCTCGGAATACAGCCTCCTGCTTCTTTGGAATGGAGATCTTCGGTGAGACCTGCAGGAGGGGGTCGTGCACCAGGTCTGGGAAGGGCCTAGGGGGAGGCTTGTCATGGTAAAACTCACACTGACCAAGGCCGGCATCTGGCCTCGACGGAATGCTGGTCTCTAATAGACCAGTGGGCACACTACTGGTCACGTTCACACTGGCGTCCTCTCCGGTGCCCACTGTGGGTTGTGCACGGGTCGACACGCTGCGCTCACATCCTGTAAAGAGAAAGCGGTTGATGGTTTGTTGAGTCGACATCACAGGTTGATAACAGTTCACGTATGGCGTTTGAGTCATTAGAATCAGAAGACCAGTCACTACTCTGCATTTCTAGCTGTCACCTTTCATGGGATCCTGCTGGCTGCTCTCTTGATAACAGTCTTGTTGGTCCCTTTTTCGTCTTCTCTCTTTCAGAAGAGAAAACGTATTCGCTCTAGAATCCAGGCATGGCAGTCGATCCAAAACAACTTCGGACCCTGtgcagaaaacaaaaacaaatcattTTACTTCTCAAAGTCATAAATTAAAGTATTCTGACAACCGAGCAACCTTGATTGACACAATATTTGAGGATAATTGAAACAACTTACTGAAATCTGGTTCATCGTGTACAATGTTGTGTGCCCCAAATTGACTTTTTCCATTGCAATCTTCCATTGACTTTAACCTTTTCACTGGTGTAGTTATGTTAGTTGTCTGGGAGGCACTTTTTAAGTCTTTGAGGGGTGTTGGTCGTTGGGTGTCATTTGAGCTGAGCAGAGTGTGCGGGTATGACAAAGCTTTCCTTTGGGACTTTGTTGAGAAAGCATCCAGAGCTGGGCCTGGCTTTTGTGCATTTATGTTGGTTGGCTTGACCACACTACTACCCATGTCTTTCAACAGTGACTGTCGTTGAAGGTCTTGGGGGTGGACCATAAAGTGTGAATGTGTCAAACCCTGGCTTGGCGATTGAAAAGGTGAAAGGGTCAGAACCTCTGCATCATAAGTGAATTCAAGGTCCTCGGTTTCCTTTTGTTCATAGTTCACCAAATGCTGTCGTTTTCTAGGCGAGCTCATTACTCCACCATGTTCCTCTTGGATTCGCTTTTCTCTCACGGGGTTAGGCGTTTTGCTCCTCTCGTTCTCAACCGGTATTATCTCTGCCTGTACTCTAGCTTTCATCCTCGCAAATACCTTGGCTGGACTTTCGAGTTCCCTGGATATCACCTCGCTTGTCTTAAAAGCCTTCAATGCAGGGAAAATAATTCGGTCTCTACCAACTGGGTCTTCTTCATGAAAACAAGTTGATTCTCTGTTGTGTCTTGACGGGGTAAACATGTTTTTTCACGATCGATTTTTTACGATATGTAGAGGAATGTCAACTGGAGCCACTGAagtaaactagctagctatatgCAACCACGATCTGATCATTTCAAAATGTTCCATTGTTTGCTGGTTTCTATGGGGGGAAACagaagataattatttatttgctGGAATCTGGTTATACTAGGCTAGCTGGCTGCTATAGCTTATATCGTACTTTCGTTGAATCACGAGGTAGTAACAAAGTGACCAGCAGCTAGTTGACCCAGCAAGctactaactagctagctaacgttagctaaaaaCTGAAGGCCTACGAATGGATAACCAGCTAACAACTTTAGTCAAGCTTGCTGCTAAAATGACATATGCCATTTCAAAAGTAAATTATTTGATTTGCGCTTACTCCGGATTTACTCAATATGTATTCTATATTACATACTATTTGTGAATGCATGCATTGATTATAAACTGTAAaatagctaactaacgttactcACCGCAGAGAACCATAATTTGAACTTCCCTCGAATGTCGCGTGATTGGACGGCGATTTCAAATGCGTCACTTCCGCAAACAACTTCCGTTCACTTGAGATGGCCTTGGAACGTGCTGCCAAAAAGAAAAACAAAATGTGCGCATATAGTCGCATAATGTTGTGGGATGTTTACTGTTAAACGATTTTTTTTCCCCCTGTGAATGCCTGCAGGATAGAAGAACAACATTGCCGCAATTGCTTAGATATGGCATTTCGTACAGTGAGAGCTGCACAACTACCATCGGAGGTATGGGTCCACGTGTTTGGATATCTATCAACAACAGACAAACTAAACATTAGATCATGCTgcaaatatttcaaaaaaatgGTTGACCACTGGTCCCTTTGGAAAGGCAACACAGTGGTGCTTAAAAAGCTGTGTGCCTACACCTCGCAGTTCTGGACAACTCTTCGCCGCAGGAAAATCAGCTCAGTTGTTGTACAGAAGGCAAGTTTGAAAGAATGGAAACAGCTTGCCCTATCCCTCCCTTGGCTCACCACAATAGCCGTGGAGCATTGTTTCGACGTGAAAGCCTTTGAAATTCTCAAGCAATTTCATAATTTGAAGAGGCTGGCTATTCGCAGGTGTCGCTGTGGCCAGGGACTGTCTGCTGCAATTGTGCCTCTGCAGCAAGTGACTCATTTTAGTGTGTGCGAGATGCACTGTGCTCCAAGATCAGATATTGTTAGTGTTGTCTCAAAGCTCTCCCACCTGACGTCTCTACTCTATCACGAAGGCAATCATCCTATCCCAAGACAGATATTCCACCTAATGCTTAACCGCTTGCCACATCTGAAGCATCTGTCTTTGAAAATGGGAACACAACATGGCTCTCTCCCAGATGATTATTTTAATATTTATAAAACAAATGGCTTTCCAGGTGAGGCCCTTTGCAAAGTTACAACGCAAGGCAACAGCTTTTGATTGTACAGTACCCGAGTTTCTTTTTTACTACTCATACAAAACATTGGTGAAACAGTGAATGATTAGCTAAGCGTAGGCCTATGTTCCAGCTAGTGTGTGAAGTCCATGTTGATATATGGTTATATGCCTGTACTAGCCTATATCATCATACATTTTAAGTTATTAAATTCAGCAATGACAAAATCTGTCTTCAGATGATCCACAGGTCGGCCAACCTGGCTTGACCAGTCTGGAGCTTCTTGACTACATGGACCCCACCTTACCTGAAGAGGCGCTGAAGTGTCTCCCCTCCCTGCAGAGTCTAGCTGTGGACTACAGAGACAGGGACGTGGATCCCAGCAGGTGCCACCTGAAAACATGGCTGAGGGAACTCCCTCAGCTGACAGTTCTCAACATTGCAAGTATGTGATTCGCCAGCTGCCAAACTAGCATTTTCCATGTCATGCACGGTTGGTGGGGTTACGAGGCAGCAAAATGGAGTCTGACAGTTTCTAGGGTTTCGAGTCTGACAGTTTGTGGGGTTACGAGTTTGACAGTTGGTGGGGTTACGAGTCTGACAGTTGGTGGGGTTACGAGTCTGACAGTTGGTGGGGTTACGGGTCTGACAGTTGGTGGGGTTACGGGTCTGACAGTTGGTGGGGTTACGGGTCTGACAGTTGGTGGGGTACGGGGCAGCAGTATAGACTCCTGACTGTCCTGTGGCTTCATTTGGAGATGTTTGACTGTCCTATGTTTTGTTTTCCAGAAGGCCATCCCGTCAGTGCTTATGCTCACTCCATTCCCAACACAGTGACCAGTTTAACTCTGCAGCGGGTGATGGTGGAGCAGAAGGACATGAAGGCTCTAGGGAAACAGGCTTCAGGCCTCTTGTATCTGCACTTTGATCCATGCAGctataacagcagcagcagcatcggAGAGATCCCCAAACTATTCCCCCAGCTCATGACCCTTAAAATGCGGTGAGATATTAACATCTGACTTCTGTGTTGTGGTACGAACCCAGATGTAGTAATAAGTTACTGGTGAACTGCTAATTAAGTGTCTACATGTTAAGTGACTAATGTGTGCATTTTCCAAAGGTTTGACTCATTAATTTAAGCCAAGCAGATATTCTGACTCACTTTTCTATTCTACTCTTTCAGACACTACAATGTACCAGAGAAGGAGTTCTTGAGCCTCCAACAGTTGAAGCATTTGGAGCAGTTGGAGATCCTTGATGCACACAGTCCTAGTCCTCACCTTCTGCAGCTGATCCACAAGCTGCAAGTCCTGACCAACCACAGAACCCAAATCATCCATTCTCTGGGCCCGAGAGATCCCACAACCTGCTACTGTACTCACTACTAACATTACGACTAAGAGGAAGTGAACACTGGTAGACTGTAGCCCATGTTTTCAACAACACATGTTTAACATGTGAAATTATATAAAACTGCTTGCT
This sequence is a window from Oncorhynchus gorbuscha isolate QuinsamMale2020 ecotype Even-year linkage group LG17, OgorEven_v1.0, whole genome shotgun sequence. Protein-coding genes within it:
- the im:7136021 gene encoding uncharacterized protein im:7136021 isoform X1 codes for the protein MAFRTVRAAQLPSEVWVHVFGYLSTTDKLNIRSCCKYFKKMVDHWSLWKGNTVVLKKLCAYTSQFWTTLRRRKISSVVVQKASLKEWKQLALSLPWLTTIAVEHCFDVKAFEILKQFHNLKRLAIRRCRCGQGLSAAIVPLQQVTHFSVCEMHCAPRSDIVSVVSKLSHLTSLLYHEGNHPIPRQIFHLMLNRLPHLKHLSLKMGTQHGSLPDDYFNIYKTNGFPDDPQVGQPGLTSLELLDYMDPTLPEEALKCLPSLQSLAVDYRDRDVDPSRCHLKTWLRELPQLTVLNIAKGHPVSAYAHSIPNTVTSLTLQRVMVEQKDMKALGKQASGLLYLHFDPCSYNSSSSIGEIPKLFPQLMTLKMRHYNVPEKEFLSLQQLKHLEQLEILDAHSPSPHLLQLIHKLQVLTNHRTQIIHSLGPRDPTTCYCTHY
- the im:7136021 gene encoding uncharacterized protein im:7136021 isoform X2, with amino-acid sequence MDPTLPEEALKCLPSLQSLAVDYRDRDVDPSRCHLKTWLRELPQLTVLNIAKGHPVSAYAHSIPNTVTSLTLQRVMVEQKDMKALGKQASGLLYLHFDPCSYNSSSSIGEIPKLFPQLMTLKMRHYNVPEKEFLSLQQLKHLEQLEILDAHSPSPHLLQLIHKLQVLTNHRTQIIHSLGPRDPTTCYCTHY